The nucleotide sequence CTAATTTGCGTTCTTATAAAAGTTGGTAAGGTTCCCTTTGCATAGGAGTATCAACCAATGATGAGTATGACCCTCTTCAAATGAAGAATCTTCTTCTCAATGAGATCGAAATTCGGCACGCGCTGTAAATGAAGTCTTTGTTAATTTgtcattttcaaattttttgacAAAGTGGGTCATACGTTCGTTGGTGAATGCTTCTTAAATACAGTTCACTCTCAACGAGTGTACCTCTAATCTTACCAGTCCTTGCCTTGAAGAAGGTATTCCTCGAAGCACCACCGTTTGAGGCGCAcctcatatttttaattactatcGGGAGCGCTACTAAAAGGTGCGCTTCAAGGAATGATAAAGCTGCGCCTCATCAGATGCGTCTCAAAACGGTGGTGCTTCGAGAAATAGCTTCCTTGAAGGAATTTAGCCACCTTGGTGCCAGTAAAGTCAGCTCATGAAGAGTTCAGTAACTAATGTGTATTTTTTCCATACAGGGCTCATCTACGCGATATCCGCGATCGGTCGGTTTTGCGTCTCTTTGAGGCAACTGATATCGGTGGGGGTGCGTTCCCCGGTGCAGTTGGCGTTGGGTCATTCTCAATGCCAGCTGGTGCTGTTCCATCGTGCTCCGGCCCTTCATCGTGGGAACAAGTGAGTGgcactttcatttgttttttctattctgttttgttttcttgAGATTGATACTTTATACATATACTTGTCTTCATATTGGTTTAACAGTGAAACTTAatagtcataataattattatctgtaTGCAGAAGAACAATAATATTAcgtgaatataaaaataacaattaaaagttACAATATGCCGTGTATTGGAATTAGTAGAATTTCTAAGAtttcataaaactgaaaaataaacttaatttgttcagtattttcagaaaatattttatctgagtTCTtgtaaataccaaaataaaaagaactttAACAAGAGCTTTTCTGTAAAAGTTTTGAATTTGTGACAATAACAGGGAACGACATCTCTAAATAAAGTTTCTCTTTTGTCCACAGGAACAAAACTATTTCTCCGAGCCAGAAATTGACTCGGAGTATCATAGTCAGCATGTTCATAAGTCGAAGGTAAGGCTAAGGACTGCTCTCCGATCATGTCATCCAtgtttatttcagttattttttccAACTTTTACTGGTGATATATTAACGGCACACAATAAATATAGCATTACTTACTTTAtacgtttattaaaaaaatggtaacaaattgatattaaaattgatgAACTTAGAACTAAAGAAAAATCAAGTAACCATTTAATGCATTCTTATAcaactacaataaataataaaacacgaGTCGTGTTTCGGACACCCAATGACTAATTTACATACCCCAGATAGTATATCGATCATCTGGTCTCCTCGGTACATCTAACAAATTGTAGTACTTTTGATATaacataactaaatattttgtaatgattaACACTTAAAATAAATGGCGTTTATATAAGGAGAaagtaatttacaaattaatgctTAGTCGTAGATAAAGCAGCCTCTTAGTCGTTTACAACATTTATACAGTTAACCTATTATTCACACAATTCACACACACGTTATAATATGAGCATTTTATGTCATTAGATtagaataacaaaataataggcCCATAACCggaatcaattaaaaatttaaataattgatttatgaTGTTTAAAAAACTTTCTTAAAGAGAAGAGTAGGCTTTGTACGTTTTGAAGAATGGGAGTATAGTTGGTTAGAAGGCTCGGCAGATTGGCAGGCCCTTGTAGTAATGTGCTCCGCTGTACAGTTTCTTGGGTGTGGACCTCCATGATATGACCAGGGCCTTCTTGAAAGGTTCAGGAGCACAGCCACTGCATACTTGCATAACGGCTTTAACTTCAGCTTCAGCAGGCTCTCTTTCATCAACCTGAAAGTAGGTTATAAATGTAATTAGGAATCTATAAAAACGACCTTAGTACTGGAAGAAATACTAGATATTTCATATTAATTGAAATCTATTTGAGTAACTTCTGAAGAGGTATTAAAAGAAATATGATGTGAATCACTTTTTACAAACTCTTTGCTCGCCGCTTTCTATTGCggttgcgttttttttttcagaaagtaATTTACGTATGTTAAGGTAGATATCATATTCGAATTAAGAAATTATAGGTATACGAAATAAGTTGAATCTTCTTGATTATGAATATACGGTATTATACAAAACTGATGGCATGGTAACTAATAAATCTTTCCCAAACTGAAAACAAACCTCGGGTCCCAATTATAATTagtttcgtttttgttttgacATACGAAGCTAAACAAACGATTGGGTAACATGAAACCTAATATTAACTTGAACAATAATCACGTGTGTATgtctatctatatttttataaaagtagcTTTTCATATCATCATTTTGAATATCCTTATGCAACAATAAATTAGAAGAAGGTACATACGAGCAAAATCAGTCAGTTCTATACTTatgagtacctatgtacctatagatataaaccaataaacaaaacagaatcAATGCTATATTGTATCGGTTTATACTCAAGAACTGACAACATCACTCATGTAGTAATAAGGTAAACATGTAGAAAATTCTAGTTATTGGAAAAATTCTACAAGCCTTTGAGATAAGCTTGTATGTCAGAGTCTAAAGTACTTTACGTTATTTCCTTTGAACTATAAAATATCTCTTAGTCACATTAGAATATGCAACGAAGTAAATGGAATATGCATATGTTAAGGtaacttgaatatttttgtgtcaGTATAtcgatttaaagtaaaaatacccATCATGCGATTAACGGCAAGCATTGGAATCCTAAATAATTAGTAGTAGCTACACAAAACGCAGACATTAAATAGTAGAATCTCAGATCGTGGACCGCGAAAGAAATCACTATTGAAAGCAATTAAAGAACTTATAACTCCAGATAAGCCGGTTCTGAGATCTATCCATTATACTTACGGTTTCTTTCTGCAAGTTCTGTACGGGTAGGTTTCCAACAAAACCGGCGAGTCCATTCAGCAATGACTGCTGGAACAAGGCCTCGTCCTCCTTATTGTCTTCGAGGGGGTCAGGACTTAATAAAGCCTCGTCGACTATTGAACCGTCGGACAACGCTACCAATCcgcgtttgtttttctttcctgaaaaatatgttgaaatgttttatcttccaaaaattttattggaaaatgGTGAACTCTGCCACATTGATGAGCGAGGAGCGTGGAAACAGAACTTCGCATGAAGCTATACACTGACaacgtaaaataaaatgctgCCTGGAATCACGCGACGGTTTTTTTCCGCTCAGTATGTGTCGCGCGGAAACCGGCTTTGCTTCGCGCGACAAAAATTCGTGACTGTGTAATCGGTTTAACACATTGACATGCCGATGCATTTAGTAGAAAATGCCTCGATTTATGCTCCGTGAACCGGAGAGCAGTGCGTGACAGTATGTGATGGAACCTAAGTTAGATTTGTCTCAGATAGTCACGGTACACTTTAATAACATGTTGCTTTGATTACTATGTCAACACGATCTTCCTGTGGTTACCAACGCAAACTCACGTAACTACGTACATAGGAAAGCTAATTACACTAACCCAACTAAAAACTGAAACTGATGATCTCGCTATACAAACCAGTGAATTTACATAAGCTTTATACTATGAAAAACTATTAGTATGATGCATTAAACTAAGTGCAGAAGTTTTAATCTGAGTAGCTTATTAGTATTTTCCTAGAAAAATCCGTTTCATATCTCCTGTAATAACTACAGTCACCCATTGTGTTAATCTGTAGACAGACAGGTATTGATTTACTCTTGTTGACATCAACTACATAGCATCATGTTTGttaaaggtacctatatttgtaGATACCTGATGCTCGGCTTCTATCAGACAGACACGGTGTATTTTTAACCCTGTATTGTGGACATGAAAGGCTACGCTTAATTATCAGCTTGGCTTACGTAACATACAGAATTAAAACTTTAGTCatttagtatttaaaatattatagtatttaTGAAGTCGTTCAGctgaaattatttagttttcctATAGCTTTATTAACTGCGAACCAAGACTGGCTTTACGGGCTTTCTCACTTTTCGTAAAAATCTAAAACCTTTTAAAGGCAGTTTAAACGTCACCTGCAAGTTTTTTAGTGCATTTTATTACAcactcatatttttattataatctgaAAGGCGTGGAGCGAGTTCCAAGTCTCTTTAGAGTGTAAAATTGCCTTACGAGAACTCAAACGTAACTTAGTAAAGTGTGTTTCCTCGAGCTTGCATGACTCATCAGTATAAGCTTAAATGTTACATACGAGAGATAAGGTTTGGCGTATGTGCTAtgtcaaacaaaatgtttacttaCCTGCAGCTTTAAGTTCTTCCTTCAACTCTTTCTCAGGGTTATCTCTCTTGTCGCGTTTGGAATTCCTCTTGAACAAATTATGGGACACAGAATCATCAATATATTTAACATTAGCTGGGTTCAGCAGGGATCCAGATAATACAACAGTAGTGCCCTTTGAAGGTCCCAAGGGTGATCTAGAGTAACCTTGATTTTGTCCTAGTGATGACGAAATAGGAACTAAAGATATTTGTTGTCCTGGATGTCCTCCGCCGATTTGATCAGAAGGCTGTACGCTGTTCAGGAGTTGTTCAGACACGAGCCTATTTGCGAGTTGTCCATTGACATATTCTTGTTGAAGTTGGAGACCATTGGGTAACTGAATGGGCACCATTTGCTGCGCTCCGGCCAAGTTTAGGGACGGTGCTCTTTGGAGCTGGCCTCCAATCAAGAAGTTTCCATTTCCAAGAGGAGTAGCCTGCGGCGCTGGGGGTTCCGTCGCTGGCTCAGTGGAAGACTCCACAGGAGTTCCATCGTGTTTGAAGTGGTGAACGTGGTGGTGCTTGTGGTCTTTGTGAGCTTTGCCCGCAGTGAGGGCCACGTGGTACAATTGCAGCATTGTGATCTCACCCAACAAGCCTGATTGCCCTGTAAACCGGTCACGTTATtgtattacaaattatatttgagAAATTTGACATTTGGTAATGCAACACTTACTTGCAACTGGTTCAATCTTGTCTTTTTTGTAGAGCAGCGATTGGTCCTGGCCAGAGATTGCTAAACCGCCTCCTTTTATGACGTGACCGACAAGCTGAAATgatgaacatatttattattggtCAATTTAAAGCAACCGAAAGTGCTATTTGGTGCCTACTATGGGACTCTATTATACTTACTCTGTTGTTAAATCCTCTACCGACACGTTCGGCGTTCACCCAAATCTGCCACTCTCCAGTTTTTCCATTCCAGGACTGGCAGGAGTGATACCATCTGTAAAAAAGACATcgaaaatttatttaaagttcaaGGACATATGAGAATTGATCGTATCGACCTTTATTCTTTGTACCTCGACTTTATGCAGATTGTTTTGTCTTTGATACATGAAGTCAGGTTTTTCCTATAGTGTGTCTACTTATTGTGAAAGGGTATACAATGTATAGAATAGTTACGCAAAAAGTGATCCAACCTGCCTGTAAATCCAGTCTACGTACTTACACGTACATGTTAATTactgttaaaaattattactattagTTCAGATTACCTAactgaatgttgtaattaactACTTGTTTAAGTCGTCCATCATAATTGTGTACAATTAGTATCCtctacagtttattaatttgaaacagATACTCGTAGTTTTCGATATTACCCGAAAATAGATCCTAATTCAAGcattgattttggttttaatgagtcaaattagttattttgtatTCAATAGTTTGATAGTTTAGTTTATGTTTTTAGGCGATGTTATACGTCTACTTATATTACTATTTGACAGGAAACTGCTAGGCCTAGCTATTTCTTTAAACGAGTCAGCCAGCCTTCCACCTCGACTCTTCAAATACAATTACCGGCGACCGAGCTTTGCTCAAGTTTTTTTCTATCAGGAAAGGCACTCGAATAGGTAAATGTTGAGGAAAAATCTTATATAAATACAAGATTCGATTCGAGAGCTGTTTCCTattctgtaattttatttacaagcagtttacaatttaaatacagaTGTAAAAATTATAGCTTGGGAGGTACATTAGACAATGTAATTCGAAGTTCAAAAGTATTAATGGGTTAattcaaaacttaaaataaaactgaagtaagataatgttacaaaaacattaaatacctaattgatTCGTTATTAATTCGGTCTGCAGTTTATTTCttggattattattattctaacaGGATACGGCTAAATAATTTTCGtaaatgttttgtaattaaataatagatgCGTTTGTTCAAGATTACGAAGATAAGTGGTCATACTTTATCTTCACGCAAAGTATCGTCTTCAGGAATCACTGGTTActttagatttaatattatttgggAAGTACTTAACGACGCTAACTTGGGTTTATATGTAAAAATGTGGGACATCACGAGGCTAACATGACACAATATTGCTCAGGCCGTGTTTAATTATGATGAAAAATTACGTTATTTTAGCGTTCAgtaatcaatttattaaataggtTGACCTTTCAATAAGTGTATGCACTTTAAACATCACCACAAAGTGAAGTGCTCGATTTGTGTTAATATTGTGGTAACACTCTACAATAAAtgctttcatttaattaattttcagatACATTCACTTTGTAAAATAACGTGATTTACATACACTTTGTTTGCAGTCATCGTAACGTAGTggttcgattctaggtcaggcacgtaccaatgcaactttactaaattttatatgtacattttaaCTATAGTTTGGGTCCCAATGGCTGATTAAaagtgaagaaaaaatattgaggCAACATGGACTATAAAGTGTGAATTCGCATtaaacaagcgtggtgattaacgctcaatccttctccgtgtgagaggaggcccgtgcccagcagtgggacgagaAAAAAAGGCCGATGCTGATGACAAGCAATTTGGAATGACTAATCAATATTCAATGCCGCTAAAAATACCGATCACTGAGTTCAATGACTACTAGAAAGTGTTCTTACACATATTGCGTGCGCATCGGCGTTACcgtaacttttacaaaaaaaaaaaagaaattgtcgTGCGTGGACTCCATTGTTGattatgtactttatataaCACGTGGATGTCAATTTAATGAATACCAAGAAATCCGGTTACATTCCTCTGTGAAGGAACATCCTGGTTTGTTCGACAGTTATCATACAAGGAAAGTTTATTTCTCTTGACGGTATTCCACCCGATTTCTAAAATATATAGACGTTAGACATActtatcattataatattgttgatATCAATTATGCTTTCTTAGAAAAATGAGACTGTTATTCGAGcggcatatttttatttctatcagTAACTATTAGTCTCGTCTTTCACAGAAAATTGCCTCACGTGAAGACACGTGTAACGCAAAGATAGTTTCGcaaaaaattatatctaaatGATTCTTGTGGAGAATCCTCATAGAGCTAGTGATgtcttttcaaataattatcaTCTTTGTCGATAAAAACTTTGCCGCTCTCAAAAGTCAGACAGAACAGTCAGTAAATCTCTTTTTTCATGCTgcttttgaaaaatacataaacctTTACACATATTGTCATGGGAATCGAAAATACGGCCAAAgtcgagataaaatattttacgtctGCCATATCAAGATTCATCGACTATTATGGagatttatcatatttattattgtagtgAAGAAACTATACGCGGATTCGGAAACAGCGCATAACTTTACccaacaaaaatcaaatgtcaaaatgtaggtacctatagttgcTACATTTGCTTTGAATTTCGATAGTAAATGCAATAATGAATAAACCACATAAACGAATAGAAAGTCTATTGATATAGGACCACAATAAAAAGTTGGCTAAGAAATAAGATACGTATAAAAGGTAAATAGATTGATTAATACTTAATTTGGAAATATATTGCATCTGACATGTATACCTATTGACCACATAGAGAACCAGAGCGTGACCGcaaatatacattttgcaaaaaaaagaaaacaatttaaacgGTCAAAGATGACACAGTCTTTTGCGTAATCTTTTATTTCAACTATaactaattaacatttttttaacaatgcaCTGGATATGTAAAAAATCAGTCCTTTCGAAAAAACCCTCAAATTCGGTCTCAACTTCAATACTTTTTGTATTTCATAGATTTTATGAATATAGGtcaataggtacattatgtCTGAACTACAAGCTATCAACTTAATTAAAGTTAGTAAGTGAACACCTTCCCTCTTTTATAACATAAGGAGTTTTAATTGTTCGTAGAAGTCATTATATTACCTTTGCTGTTTCAAAAAGGGTAATAACATCGATGGCTCATGCACTTAATTAACAAACACAGATCTACATTCGTACATGACAATACTGTACGACTCGCTGAAAATGCAATCGACGATATTGCATTAAAGtcaaatcaaattatttgattctagttaaCATCTCCAACTACAGGTCTCTTCACAGAATCCAGGTAGACAATTTAGGTCAGTATTCTTGGACTATACTTAGCCACGAGGTTTGCATCATATAGTTAATAGGTCTATGGAGGTCAGAATGATTTGATGCCACCTACtattatttcacaatttctaTTGTTCTTAGCAATTTTACAGCGTCAACACTATAGGACCATCTTTTAGGTGACAgaatactgcaaacttttagtcggcttaCAGTTTGCTTGGGCTCATAAAATCGATGTGAAAATTAATGGTAATACGCATAATATAACAACGATCAGTATTTGACCGTTATCAGACCAactaaaaattttgattgaattcacgttTTTGTTACTGCCGtaccaactgtcggccgactgttaagACTGCCATTCTTATCGTAAGACTAAAGttcataaaacattgtttaGTTCAAAATCTGTTTCAACAACACATCCGCGTTCTTATATAAACATATCCTTTGGGAATCGAAAATGAGTGCTCACTGAAcagacaaacatttaaataattattttgttggcTCACTGACTTAAGGTTACAAATAACGGTTACACTTGGAACCATTTAGAAGGTTCTTGTTATTGCGGTTAATTTGATGTAACTAAACCTCGTTTACGAAAATTGTGGTGATGTCattagaaataaacatatataTGAGAAAtcgttaattataaaatattggatAATAGTCGAAAACATTGTAGCACGCGCGGCCTCAACTTCTGACCTTAGGGTCAAATCTCCGGTAAGCGAAATTCCGAATTCCAACCCATTTCATATACCTACCAAACAATGACAGGCTTCGGAATGGCATTACTGACAGCTAATTAACTATTGAAATGTTGATTAAATTGCTACACAGTGGATCATATATGAATGGACCCTTGctctaattatattatatttttccgcTTATAGTTCCGCTAAGACTTCGCCTTTCTGATgtaattcattacaaaatacaaTCGCAGTAGCCATTGAGTGTGGTGACTGTACAAATTCTCATTACCGTCTCGATATTGTCTAGTAGTAATAACTGTATGTTATGTAAGTTACGCTGCCTTCAAGTGTAGTAAAATTGACCCACTTTGGAACACGTTTGTGTTACTGACGCGGAAACGGCAATCCCGGTGCGCGGTGTATCTTATCGAGTGGCTACATTAAATGCTCGCGAGTGTAAAAAGTGAACGTGAATGGAGTTTTAATTCTATAGGTAGGATTTAATGTTTTAGCGATTCTATTGTTGCTTTAgacagtaaaaaatatgttttttgatggaaaaatgttttgcacataggtacattaaaaaacaatattcgtattaaataattcatagaTTAGACCATCTTCTTAGTACAACTGTTCGAGAATATTCCTATACATTACACTGGTTCTATCTGCCTTAGGTAATGAGAAATGATTTAGCTAGCTGCAGGCATGTAAATACTGGCAGCAGTTACGTAGTTCGGCTAGAACTTCCGTCATAGTTACATAGGCGCGGCTATTAAGTCAAATAGTGCGTATTCTCTTGTACGCAGTATCTTCCGagtgaataaattaattgaaaatacacgagtactcaaaaataaaactgcttATTGCTAAACAAAAGGCAGTCACGTTCTCTTATGTAATATCAAATTTTGTTTGACAAACACTGCCCCTAAATCTTTGTAGGCCACAAAAGTATCAGAACTATTAGAtatcataaaactttttaagaaaCTTTGCCCTCTATAACTTTCGAACAAATTACTCAACTTTCCTGCCTTCCGAGTTTTGGTTCTGTCGAACCGAACAAATCAATGATGGTTTCAAACCAAACAATCATTTTATCTAATTACGTACaagaaaatatagaaaaggAAATATGTCAAAAAGTACAACTATTAACGAAATTAAGTTTCTGctgaaaatttcaaaattttcagttgaaatcaaatatgtacatatttcatGCTAAAAGCTTTTATGTACTTAATGTGATTGGACACAACGGGATGCAATCATTTTGTCGCAACTTGAGAAAGGtccaattcaattcaattcaatcatATTATTGTCCAACAAAATAACACACAAGAtttttgaaagatttattttatcacgTAAACTGTGAAAATCACAattggtaggtacataacaaaagtgaaaattcaattaaattaatatcaattctaATGAATTCCAGGAACTCGTCAGCGTGTGTCAAAATACcacaaatcaattaaaaaacaagagtttttaaatcattttttgaacaaaattttaaacaaagcgTTTTTTGTGTGGTAAGGATTTCCGAATAAATTGTTAGTTTACTATTGTAGCCATCAATAATGTATCACCAGataaagtgtattttatgtatgtatttcagtTTTGGGTATGAATTTTTTGTTCGTTGTTCTTTACAGGTTGTTTgcggatattttattttattttttccagctGTTATTTTACACATTTCATCAACACTTCGACTGTTATTGTGATAAAGTAAAAATGGTAAGGGTGTGTTTTAAAACTTGTATTTTCTTCTTCTAGGAACGTTATGAATATCATTTTTAAACGTATTGATAAAGATCCGTTTGAttggtaagtatatttatttagccgAAGTGGCGACGATATCTCACGTTCATATCATGATTGTAGGGACCTTAAGTAAAATGCGACAAGCAAAAAACTTGAATACACAGTAAATCATAAAGTGTTCGAATACAGCATTAGTTACAAAGTTTCATGTAAAAAATAGCACCTATAAATCAACTTGAGTTGAACTGCCGCACCTATTTTTGAAATCATTCAACACGCACTGCATTGACGTGCTAATCACATGCCTATCGTACTGTAGCTGCACATAACAACTTCGCCAGTGTTGCAGCCAATCAGAGCATAGCTTTTGAAGTGTGCGTGAATGTCATGACGACACACAGATGAGTAGAAAACACGTGTCCTTAATTTCATTACTGTGTCAACGCATTTTGACACTAATCTTTCGCTTTGGCGTGAAGAAAGTCGTTTCTAAACCTTTTATTGGCTATTCC is from Helicoverpa armigera isolate CAAS_96S chromosome 1, ASM3070526v1, whole genome shotgun sequence and encodes:
- the LOC110376622 gene encoding uncharacterized protein LOC110376622; this encodes MRLFMVIALFGAALAGESDWHPILPDSTVMYSTYHTSERSSVLSPQLKIVNRRPASSQYGSGSKVSLFNPPSQMSDTCSIHKVSMNQELFYQYMEYETEMIDLKEFTLCMWTKFHNHSSDHPLFSYSVGDSPKEISAWISNTEEASYFSMAVHGQTFFRLNYPLKLNTWYHSCQSWNGKTGEWQIWVNAERVGRGFNNRLVGHVIKGGGLAISGQDQSLLYKKDKIEPVARQSGLLGEITMLQLYHVALTAGKAHKDHKHHHVHHFKHDGTPVESSTEPATEPPAPQATPLGNGNFLIGGQLQRAPSLNLAGAQQMVPIQLPNGLQLQQEYVNGQLANRLVSEQLLNSVQPSDQIGGGHPGQQISLVPISSSLGQNQGYSRSPLGPSKGTTVVLSGSLLNPANVKYIDDSVSHNLFKRNSKRDKRDNPEKELKEELKAAGKKNKRGLVALSDGSIVDEALLSPDPLEDNKEDEALFQQSLLNGLAGFVGNLPVQNLQKETVDEREPAEAEVKAVMQVCSGCAPEPFKKALVISWRSTPKKLYSGAHYYKGLPICRAF